ACTTcaccatctggaaaatgggggggaaggaggggcccACTGGTCCCTTTGTGAGAGCGGAGgtgccagagagaaagggagagaccaGGCCTGCTGGACCCTGTCTGCCTGCGGCCCacagccggggggtggggggggtcctcTGGTCTCTCCTGCTGGAaccccctgctctccctcccccagggcgCTGGTTTGTGAGCACCGGgaaagacaacttactgaatgcCTGGAGGACGCCATACGGAGCCAGCATTTTCCAGGTACCCAGCCGCGTGCAGCCACATCCCTGCAGGCCAGGACGTGCTGCACgcaggggccccggggtggcCGAGCTGGTGGTTAAGCCGCGGAACTTCCCCCGGGTCCTGCGAggtccccccccttccccaccagccAGCAAGCTACTAAAGCAGGGTCTGCAAACTGCAGCCTGCGGGCCACATCCGCGTGCAGCCTGGGTCCTTTTTGTGCGTGCTTCCTCTTTTTAATACATTAAGACTTGCCATCGTGACCATTTCTAagcgcacacacactcacactgtTGTGTAACCACCCCCGCCATCCGTCTCCAGAGCTTTCCATCTCCCCAAACCGAGGCTCTGTCCCCGTGAAGCACggactccccgccccctgccccatcccctggCTCCCACCGtctaccctctgtctctctggacGGGACTCCTCTGGGGACCCCCTGTGATGGGGTCACGCAGGACGTGTCctcctgtgtctggcttctgtcactgcTCAGTGTCCTCTGGGTCCGCCCACGTGGTGGCAGGAGGCAGGCTGCCCTTCCTTCCTGAGGTTGGGTCACAGCCTGTAGTCTGGATGGATTGCGTCTTGCTTATCCATCCACCGCTTGACGGACACCTGCTTTGTTTCCGCGTTCTGGCTGCTGTGAGTCGCGCTGCCGTGGACGTGTTTTCATTGCTCTTGGGCAGAGAGGTCTTGGGGTGGGATTGCTGGGAGCTGTTTAACCTCTGGACTGTCCTCCAACTTTTCCATCCCATCAGCAGTGTACGCGGGTTCAAAACTCTCCGCGTCCTCAACAACTTGTTATTGTGTCCTTTTTTGTTACAGCCATTCTAGTGGGCGTGCAGTTGAGTTTTACATCGTTAAAGGGGTGTAAAACGAAAGGACGATAATGTGACGTAGATTTATTTGGCCCCCGGACTTGTTGGCTAGAGACTCATTTGGACCTTTGGCAAAGCCTGAAAACTTACTGCCGGGTCCTTCACAGGAAACGTTTGCTGGTGTAGGGTCATTGCGCTGTAAGCCTCGGCTGGCCCTCTGCTGTTCCCTGTGGCCTCGTGCCCGGTCcacaccctctctgagcctcccaggaAAGGGCGGGGCTTCGGTTGCGGCTCTCTTGGTGTCACGAGAACAGGGGACCCACCCTTCCCAGGATCTGTCACCTGTCCACCCAATCCCActggccctgccccttccctctgaaCGTCGTGCAGGGCGATCAGGGGCACGGACCGGACACCAGACGGTGCTAGTATCGGCCACGCCtcacctccccttctctccctcccccacccctgcccataGTCCAAGGAGTCATCCTCCGTGCTGAGCTGTGACATCTCCGGAAATAACAAGTACATTGTGACAGGCTCGGGGGACAAGAAGGCCACGGTCTACGAGGTGGTTtactgagcaccccccccccatcttcctgcgcccctggcctggctcctgggggaggggcatccAGGACAGAGAGCCCGGCACCCCGTCTCCGTTCATACCCATGAGCGCCAAGCCTCATCTGCCCTCCGGCTCGCTCCCTGCCATCTCCCCCTGCTGGACACGGCGCTGGACGGGCAGGTGGACTTCGGGGAAATAAATGTGCTTATCGCAACTACCTTTCTGTCCTGGGCTGGGGAACCAGGGCTGTTGCTTTTCTTGGGCGCTGTTACCGCGGAAGGCTGTGCGGCCGAGGGTGAGTGGCATCCCGTCCCTcagcctccctttcctcctctggaCCCCGGAGGACTGCATTCTGCAGGGGCGGCCGGGAGAGTCGGAGTGCTGTCGAGCAGCAGGGTTACGTGGTGCTGGGTGGCAAGGAGCCACCAGACCTCAGTGGTTGAAGGCGGCGGACGTTTCTCTGCCGCTCGTGTCCACGTGGTTTGCAGGGCTCGACGGCGAGGAGTCACTCGGGGCCCGTAGCTGCAGGATCCAACGTGGCAGGGGAGAGGAAGTCACACGTGGCTTTTATTTAGTTATgcctttgcatttttgttttaacgtgcccttttgagagacagagtgtgagcaaaggaggggcagagagagagggacacacagaatcggaagtagctccaggctccgagctgtcggcacagagcccgacgcgggggtccaactcccgaaccgcgagatcatgacctgagcagacgcttcaccgactgagccgcccaggtgccccacacatgGCTTTTCAGTGCCCTGGCCCCAAAGTTGCCTGTATCTCTTTCACTGCCAGCCCTTCGGACGGAATCATCCCAAGCCACTGCCCATGTACAAAGGGTGGGGAGTATAGAGGAGAACGGAGTTCTTTGGGGTGCAGTTTTCCTTTGAGACCCACCCACCGATAATTCCTGAGAGCCTGGTGCACGAGGACACCTGGCCTGGCATAAGCTGCCAAGCAAACACCAGAACCCCAGGGGAGGTGATGGTAAGCCGGGAGCTAACAGGTGAAACCACCAGCTGGGAGGGTCGTGCAAGACTGTGGGTAcacagggaacagcatgtgcaaaggctcaGAGGTAAGGCGCTCGGCCAGGTGGAAATCAAGGGAAATCTGCTCCTCCTCGGCCACAGGGGGAGCGAGGTCTCCAGCCCAGGCTTAAGCAGAGAAAGCCCCTAGAAATGTGGGCCAGTGGGGACGGGGACATAACACGTCTGTGTTCCTGAAGCTCCTAGGGGCTGCTGTGGAGAATGGTGAGCGGGTGGCTGGGTGGGAGGCCCAGACGCCCCTGGGAACCTTCTGGAGGGAGATGGCAGGGTCCCCCGGGTGGAGTTTTGGAGGTGCTTTTTGGGGGAGAGGACAATTCTCTAAGGAAAGCAGACCTCTTGGCACGATTGGGGGTGCTTATGCCGGAGGGGACAGGGCGAGCAGGTGGGGTCAGAGAGGACAAGCCTGCCAGAGACTAATTGCTGTTTTGCTGTGAACTACTgtgttctgggggtggggggtaggtggGGGAGGGACCCGATCACTCTCGGGAGGGGATCCTGGGCACCATGGGGCTGAGCAGCATCCCCGGGCCCCACCCACTTGGTGCCAGGcatagccccccacccccggtcacGATGACCAGAAATGTCCAGATTTGCCCAGGTGAGATGCACCCATCTAAAGCGATAGGGCATCTTGGGAAGGGCGGAGAGCCCCACCCCTCGATGGCACAAATGGCTGGGAGACCCGTCTCCGGGAGATGAGGGGACAGGAAGAAGCGGTCCACGACCACCCCCGCTCCCAACAGGGCGGTCAGTGGCTTTGAGGAGATTCTCAGTGAACGTGGACTTAAGGCTGGGAGACCCAGCTGGACAGAGTCCTTTCAAACCTCTGCAAgacgggcgggggcgggggcgggggcgggggtgggggggacgcaCAGAACCTCTGCTATTTCCAATTGCTTTATTACATGTGACAAAGATCGCCGGCCCCATTGCGCAATGCGGAAGAGACCCGGCTCGCCCACCACACCCCTCCACCATTATGCCTCCACCTTGCTGggggaaaaggacaaaaaaaaaaaaagaaaaaaaggagcccAAGTCAGGACAACTGGTACCAAGCCCTTCAGTAGGTGACCTGGTACACAGAGGCGTGGTCCCTGGACCCCGTGACAATCAGGCGGTTGTTGGGGGACACATCACAGCACAGGATGGAGGAGGTCTCGGGTACCTTGGAAGGCAGAAGGCCAGCATGAGCTGAGGGGGCTCACCCACCCCGCCCCTCACCTCTGCTGGCAGTTCAAGCCTGGTCCCTCTGGGGGCCTCTGCATCAGGACCCCTGCGTTCAGCTCCCAGACCTGAacgctgccccccccccgcccccgccccgccagggTACCTGGAGCTCCACGGCCCCCGCTGGCATGCTATAGACGCCAACCAGGTTGTCCGTCCCGACGCTCACCCACCACTGGCCTGGGAGGAGGCGGAAGGGACCAGTTTGGGGGGGAAATCGGCAtctgagggcagggctgctgggggtCTGGGACGCAGGGGtggccccccacctccctcttgcCTCTGTGGAAAGCATCACTGAGTGGTTCCTGCTGATGAAGGGTGTTGGGGGGTCAGGAGGGGTCAGGAAGGCGGGCTAGGATCCTGTGGGAGTCTGGGGACCAGAGGGGACTTGCCTGCCCCTTCCTGGCCACTCACCGAGGGGGGAGAACTTCAGACCCAGGATGGTGCCGTCCTTACACCCCACCATGTGCTTCTGGCCCCCTCGGGTGGGCTGCAGCCACTGCTGGCCATTGGCTGTGCCCACCAGCACCCAGTCCTCCTGGGGACTAGGGGACAGGCTCATTATCTGGGGGGCAGGCGGCAGGGAAGAAGCTAGTCAGGTCCCAGCCTGGCCCAAGAGGCGGACAGGGGCACAGGGAGCCACCCTGGGGGCTGACCTCCTGCCAGCCTCCCGGCTTCGAGGGCCTAATGAGCAACTTCACACTGTGGGCCTCAGTCtgctcatctgtaaagcaggTTGGTTCCCTCTACCTTAAGGGCTGACTGCGGAGACTAAAGGGGGCTATGAGCACCTGAAACAACATGAAAGTGTCTGATGCTCttagggctggagggaggagaacATCTCTAACGACCCTATTCCCACCAGCACCACTGAGATGTGGGGTCCCATCCAGCCCCCTTCCACCTCCTTCTCTGTTCTGAGACCCAGCTACTACTACCTGGCCGACCAGACCCTTCCCAGCCTGCACACCTGAGACTCAAACTGGTACTCCTGAGGCTCTCTGGCAGCCCTCAGGTCCCAGCACCGCAGACAGGTGTCCAGACCCCCTGTCCAGACGTTCTGGTCTTTGACAGCAATGCTCTTGGCCCCATTCGGGTGGCCCGGCAGGTCCCTGGCCAGAAGGGGTATTGGGAGAGGGTCAGGGCTGAGACTCTGAGCCTTAAGCCCCAGGAATTCCCCTGCCCCACCGAACCACACCCGggtgacagatggggaaaccgaggcaggcAAAAGTGCCAGGACTGGGTTTTGAAGAAACCCAGCCACAGTCTGAACTCAGGCCTTCAACGCTCTCGGATGCAAACGTAAGTGGTCCAGGGGTTTCTCTGCTTTGGGGCTGCTGGATCCCTACTCAGGCTTTCAGGATGACtccgcgcccctcccccgcccaggcCTCACCTGATGACACTCTGGTCCCGTAGGTCCCAGATCCTGACTGTGCCCTCCGTGAAACCAGCCAAGGCCAGGCTGTCCTCAGGCTTGGAGGCCAGGGCCTGGCAGGTGAGGCCCGCGCAGGGCAGCTCACCGCTCACGTGCAGGGAGGGCGCGGTCAGGTCCCACACGCCCACGCCAGCCAGGTTGTGGCCACCCGCGAGCAGGGTCGTGCTGTCTGAGGACAGCAGGCAGGTGCGCAGGTAGGCCCGGCGGGTCTGTGGTGGGCAGAGATGCAGGGGACGGTCCTCGTCCTCTTCCGGAGGCTCTTCTGGCtcccgcaggccccgcccccagagcCAGCCCCAACCTCACCTGTACGCACAGGTGGCTCTCGGGATACCTGTCCTCTACCACCTGGCTGGCCAGGCTCCACACTTTGACACCACCCCTGCCACAGGTGAAGGCGTGTCGCACGAAGCTGCTGACAGCCGTGGCCAGCACGGGCTCCCCGTGTTCCAGCGTCCGCACCTTCTCCATTCTGTGTGGGATGGCCCACTTCTTGGATTGCCAGGGCAAGGCGTCCGGTCTCTTCCACGTGTCGTCAAAGTCCTCAGGGTCCCAGCATCTTGGGAGGGGAAGCCCCGGGGCACCAGCCTACTGGTGAGCCTCTCCGCCTGGAGGGGACCACCCCTCAAACCCGAggagcttcattcttttgcagacGTTGGGGTTCTCAGGCCTCGCTTCCCCCACGGCGCTACCCATGCCCCCTCAAGTATTCTCCCTCTCCTAGAGCCAAACATCACCCCCTTCCACCTGGAATGCTTTGCTCCATCCtagcaaactcctactcatccatCAAGACCCTAACTGTTATGCCCCTTCCCTCCAGGTAGCCTTCTCGTCCCCAGCTGGGCTGCCCCAGCCTCAGACCACAAGCTCAGGACTGTCTGCACCCAGCTCTAACACCCTCTTTCCATGGGAGTCCTTTCTGCAAAGCCAGAGCTAGTCACGTGGGGAGGGACAGTGATGCTGGCCTGACGGTCTCCGAGCTGCCCCTTTCCACCCAGATCCCTCAGCTCTGGTTACTGAGGACAGTAATAcggtggtggggaaggggaggacaCACCCACATCCCTGGTCCCCTCTACCTGCCAGGGACAGAGGTGCAGGTAGGAGAGTGACAGATACTTACATGGGCTTCAGGAAAGGGCGGGCTCTCCCAGCAGGCTCCTGTGGGCGGGACCAGAGTCACGCTCAGCTCCTTCTGCCCCAGCCCTCCCAGCCTTCACGGAGGCCACCGCTCCGGCTGGGGCCTCACCTGGGCCACTCGGGAGAGCATCCCGTCCGCCTcggtgcctggctctgtgctcccTTCGTGGGAGCCCTCAGGGGAGCTGAGGGAGGGCACAGGTGGGCTGAGAACTGGGCAAAGACAAGAGCAGATGAGTGGCGGGTGTGGGTCCTCGGGGCaggctgccccccctccccgcactgGGATTACCCAAAGTGTCTTCCATACGTGGTTCCGGTCCTGAGTAGCGCGGTCCCAGGTCCTGACTCTCCTGCCCGTGGGAATTGGGGCGATCAGTTCAGACCAAAAGACCAGCCCAGGGTCAGTCTTAGACCCTGGAAACCTCAGGGAGGCCCAGGCGGTATAGACAGCACTCGCCAACAGCCCCAAGTCCCGAGTCCCCCGAGGGCACGCGCGACTAAGGACCCAACGGATCCCAGGaccccagcacccagcccagaTCACCGCCAGCCAGAAGCCCAGCCCTCCAGGTACCAGTCACTCACCAGTCCTGGCGCCTGCTCTGTCACTAGGacgatggggtgggggtgggggtgggggtgggggggtgaacAGGAGGACAAGGTTCAACTGTGCTGCCCCTGgacagccccctcccaccccaccccccagcccctcacccgcGGGAGGCTCACGTGTGTGCTGCAGCCGCTCCCCCTTATTGTGGGTCCCGGCGAAGATCTGCCAGAGCTGCTCGGTCAGGACGTCCTGCCAGAGCTGGGGCTCCGAGTCCCAGGATGCCGGCGTGTCCAGCTGGTGGGCTGGGGCGTCGTCCACCCCAGAGCGCTGCGTGAGCCAGTCTGAGGACCTCGCGGCCACGACATCCTCGAAGTGTGGCCCCCGGAGACTGGAGCGCGGCGGGGTCGGGAGCGCCGGGTGCGGGGAAGCCTCGGGGCTGGGGGGCCCCCAGGAGTGCCGGTCAGCCAGCCCACCCGAGACCTGGCTCGAGGGCTCCTGCAAGCACACGGttgtgaggggtgggagggggtgcccTTGGCCCCGAGCCCGTCCCCTTCCCCACCTTGAGGGCCGGGCACCCACCTCCTCCGGCTGGAAGCCCCGGGGTCGACTCCAGGTCTCCATGGTCCGCAGGAAGTTTTCTGCCTGGAGGGGCAGACGTGTCCCAGCTAAGCCTCTGCAGCTGGACAGCCCCGGGGCGCAGACCTCCTCCTGCAAGGGTCCCTCAGTGTGCGAGGCGGCGGGGACACACTGCCTGCCTTGAATGGTTCTGGGCGGATTGATTGGTGGTAACACAGAGCCCTCGGCACCGGGCTGAGTGTGAAGAAAGTTCTTTGTACCCAGAACTCAGCAGCAAGTGGTAAAGCCTAACCCTAAAGGCCAGTCGTTTTCATAAACTGGTAGAAGGTAGGATCCGATCTGTCCTCACCCCAGGACATATGCCCCTCTGCATGGGGACATGTGCGTTTGCTTGAGTGTTGGAAGCGTATTAAGAAATCGATGAGggggatggctgggtggctcagtcggt
This DNA window, taken from Neofelis nebulosa isolate mNeoNeb1 chromosome 4, mNeoNeb1.pri, whole genome shotgun sequence, encodes the following:
- the TLE6 gene encoding transducin-like enhancer protein 6 isoform X2, producing the protein MRAGVGVRRPAGKVIREGVQMSRMGGAEWAKDTASTKVLGQDHARAENFLRTMETWSRPRGFQPEEEPSSQVSGGLADRHSWGPPSPEASPHPALPTPPRSSLRGPHFEDVVAARSSDWLTQRSGVDDAPAHQLDTPASWDSEPQLWQDVLTEQLWQIFAGTHNKGERLQHTLTEQAPGLESQDLGPRYSGPEPRMEDTLVLSPPVPSLSSPEGSHEGSTEPGTEADGMLSRVAQEPAGRARPFLKPICWDPEDFDDTWKRPDALPWQSKKWAIPHRMEKVRTLEHGEPVLATAVSSFVRHAFTCGRGGVKVWSLASQVVEDRYPESHLCVQTRRAYLRTCLLSSDSTTLLAGGHNLAGVGVWDLTAPSLHVSGELPCAGLTCQALASKPEDSLALAGFTEGTVRIWDLRDQSVIRDLPGHPNGAKSIAVKDQNVWTGGLDTCLRCWDLRAAREPQEYQFESQIMSLSPSPQEDWVLVGTANGQQWLQPTRGGQKHMVGCKDGTILGLKFSPLGQWWVSVGTDNLVGVYSMPAGAVELQVPETSSILCCDVSPNNRLIVTGSRDHASVYQVTY
- the TLE6 gene encoding transducin-like enhancer protein 6 isoform X1; translated protein: MTSWDHLRPQEHPQGLRRPPGTLASPELSSPDVLDQIRRQFPRLPPHLTAQVESTSHALQKIRQGLQEHHKQAENFLRTMETWSRPRGFQPEEEPSSQVSGGLADRHSWGPPSPEASPHPALPTPPRSSLRGPHFEDVVAARSSDWLTQRSGVDDAPAHQLDTPASWDSEPQLWQDVLTEQLWQIFAGTHNKGERLQHTLTEQAPGLESQDLGPRYSGPEPRMEDTLVLSPPVPSLSSPEGSHEGSTEPGTEADGMLSRVAQEPAGRARPFLKPICWDPEDFDDTWKRPDALPWQSKKWAIPHRMEKVRTLEHGEPVLATAVSSFVRHAFTCGRGGVKVWSLASQVVEDRYPESHLCVQTRRAYLRTCLLSSDSTTLLAGGHNLAGVGVWDLTAPSLHVSGELPCAGLTCQALASKPEDSLALAGFTEGTVRIWDLRDQSVIRDLPGHPNGAKSIAVKDQNVWTGGLDTCLRCWDLRAAREPQEYQFESQIMSLSPSPQEDWVLVGTANGQQWLQPTRGGQKHMVGCKDGTILGLKFSPLGQWWVSVGTDNLVGVYSMPAGAVELQVPETSSILCCDVSPNNRLIVTGSRDHASVYQVTY
- the TLE6 gene encoding transducin-like enhancer protein 6 isoform X3 is translated as MTSWDHLRPQEHPQGLRRPPGTLASPELSSPDVLDQIRRQFPRLPPHLTAQVESTSHALQKIRQGLQEHHKQAENFLRTMETWSRPRGFQPEEEPSSQVSGGLADRHSWGPPSPEASPHPALPTPPRSSLRGPHFEDVVAARSSDWLTQRSGVDDAPAHQLDTPASWDSEPQLWQDVLTEQLWQIFAGTHNKGERLQHTLTEQAPGLESQDLGPRYSGPEPRMEDTLVLSPPVPSLSSPEGSHEGSTEPGTEADGMLSRVAQEPAGRARPFLKPICWDPEDFDDTWKRPDALPWQSKKWAIPHRMEKVRTLEHGEPVLATAVSSFVRHAFTCGRGGVKVWSLASQVVEDRYPESHLCVQTRRAYLRTCLLSSDSTTLLAGGHNLAGVGVWDLTAPSLHVSGELPCAGLTCQALASKPEDSLALAGFTEGTVRIWDLRDQSVIRDLPGHPNGAKSIAVKDQNVWTGGLDTCLRCWDLRAAREPQEYQFESQSPGGLGAGGHSQWPAVAAAHPRGPEAHGGV